Part of the Drosophila kikkawai strain 14028-0561.14 chromosome 3L, DkikHiC1v2, whole genome shotgun sequence genome is shown below.
AAGCACCTCCACATCGAGGAAGTAAAGAAGAGGGGTATCCTCTCGCGGAGTATCTTCTTTTAAGTCTCCTAGACTGCCCCAACCTGTAAGTGTCACTGGCTGACCCTCTAGAAATTTCTGATTCATAAACTCCCCAGCCAGCTCTATGGGCTGCACACTATCAGAGATTAGTGCCTTCCTAGGCAGCCGTATCAAGGCCAGATCATTGTAGCCACCAAAGCCCAGGTAACCAGGATAGATTATAAAGTCCTTATGGCTGACTAGGAACTCCTCTTCAGCATCCTTGACATCTGCGAATCTAGTGGCACCCGAGTAAATCTTCGCCCCGATGGCATCTACCAAACAGTGAGCTGCCGTTAGGACAAACTGCTTTGTGATGAGGGAACCACCGCACTGGATGAGTGCTCCGGCACTCTGCTGAATCACCAGAGCCACTTGATGCGGAAACATGCCGCGCGTGGCCAGTTCCCCGCCAGCTATTCGAGTGGCTATGGGTGAAGTCTGGTTCTCTTCCGTCGCCTCGAACTTTTCACAGCGAAGTCGCCAGTGCTCGTAGCCCAGCTGCCAGCGACGCTCCATGATGGATTCATCAGGATCAGTAGGATCTTCTTGGTGAGTATAGTGCCAGTCTTCAGTTGATGTAGCTTTAAGGGGGAGTAGTACTAGGAAGAGGACAGAAAGTGCTGAGTAGGGCGACATCTTATCTGTAgaagaaatggaaaatattttggtttatttttagaacTTTATTGCTTGCGGTAGATTTTTAATTGAGGGAATGACTTTTGTCTTTCGAAAGTGAGACTGTTATAAGAGATATCAGCAggttttaaatgtatttaatctATATTTAATAGTGATATGTATATCTTAGTGATAATGAAGTAGACATCTTGattcaaattatattaatattaaataagaaaacaaaataaatatgtattggAAATGTTCGATATGATAGtatatcaacaaaaatatcgggtttaaagtttatattgACCTATATCTAAAGTATcgataaaatatcgatattatctATAAAGCtcaagtatttatttaatttatttgtattttttactaattatatttaaaaaatatttaaaattatatttttagaatttctttatatttatttccaattATCTCTATTTAAAGTCTTATATCTCAAACCGAATTTTGACTTATTGCACATTTAAATATCGATACACTAACGATATATCGCTATATTTGCCTTCcctaatacaaatattatttttttatttttccaataacaatttaaataatttttagattattttttttgatctaaaaggcttaaataaatacttttaaattaaagaaaaacgtATCTAAAATCGATAAATGTAAACCAAGTTATCAAAaaacgtttaaaaaaaaaacaatgctTATTTTTCATAGTTAcccttttttaatatatttattacaaactttttaatcaaaaaataaaacagaaattcTATGAAATACTTGTTAATCCGCGTACCGACGTTCTTTGTTGCCTGTAATGATCAATATTGAGTTCCGTCTGGGTGGGCCCTTCATGTGGAGGACTGAATGTGGTTTTTATAGCCAACAACCGAGTGTGGCATCCACATTGCGTCAGCGTCTTTTTCATGGCACGTGTCCGACTCAGTCTCCAACTCCAGCTCCGTCTCCCGTCTGTTAATTGAATTTGCTCCGATGGCTTGGCCCAGTGCAAATTACAGTCAAGAAAGAGCAGATGTTTGGCATTCAATTCCTGAAGCTGCCGTGTAATTGCCGCACGTTTCGGCGATTATATCGCTTAGGCCTTGGTCTTCGACTCCCTGCGACTGCCACTGCAGTTGGCTTAATTGCTTTCGGCGTATATTTCAATTGCATGATTCCTCCGCCAACCCAAACCAACTCTCTGACTCGGCTGTCAGCAATGTCTGGGTCGGggtcttaatatttattgactGGCGTTTTATCAACGcttagtttattatttgtttaatttactGCAGGCCTTTGCTTGGATTTCACCATAAATGCTAGGCCTTCTGGCGCTGCAATCAATGGCCCATATATGGTTATGGCCTTTGTGTTTTTATAATGACCTTAAATGAGTTGTaaattggaatttatttatttacttggaGCATCGAGTATTTGTTGAGGTAATAGGAGAGTAAATACTAATATTCCGAGTGAAGGGGGGTAAAGGAAATATGGGTTTAACTAAGCTAAAGAACTATtgatagaaaataaataataaatatgtaaataaataaattcaagggGGTATTAAagtgtatgtaaatgtaaattatttataaattgtttttaattatttaatttatgaaaataaaaaaagatttcCTATGGggaatacaaaatttaagttCAAGAGCTATTGAACCCAGTTtctaaagaatattttttaaactctgtaataatctttaataaaataatatttaaaatatataatataaatatcttttaaatatttagtattTTATACAAGCTATTTATTCTGTTTTtcagagaaaatattttgtttctgaAGCTATGAAAGCTAAACAGagtctaaaaaaatatataaaaatatttatactcttttaaaattccattaataatataatatttaatttattaaatattaatattaaataatataataataaataaataaaacaactaaTTTATCAATTCAGagaatcattttttattgcatattgtAAATCGTTACATTTTCCTCGCAAATCTCCTTAATAGGAAACTCCAGAGTTGGTCTTGATCCAGTCCAAGTAGCTGGTCACACGGGTGAAGGCAGCCGGGTAGCCGGCCTCACAGCCAGCAGAAGATCCGAAGGAGGTGATGCCGACAAGAAGGTTATCCACAGCCAATGGGCCGCCGGAGTCACCCTGGCAGGTCGACTTGGCACCAGAAGTTCCCACGCAAAGAACTTTGCTGGTGACGATCACAGTGCCGTAGACGGGCGAACAGTCGGAGTTAGGGATGATAGGGAGGTCGACGTACTGCAGCTTCGAGGCCACGGAGGTGTCCTTATCGGAGGTCAGTCCCCAGCCAGAGGCAACGCCGGTCAATCCCACATAGGTGGAGTAGCTGCTGGCGATGGCGGGCAGGCCAATTTTGCCAACGGCGGCGGAGAAGGAAATCGTTGGGGTCTTGAGCAGGGAGATGTCGTTGCGGATAGTCACGGAGAGGTAGCTTTCGTGCTGAATCCAGTCGGAGCTGGCCACGGTCTGGGTGAACTTGGGGCTAGTGCGAACGGTGGCTCCGTAGTAGATGGTCACAGAGTCGCCACTGTAAAAAGGACAGTCCCCGTATTAATAGAGATCCTTGTTAAGCCAGAAACTAGGATAACTTACCCGCTGGTGCAGTGAGCAGCAGTCACCACCCAGTTGGTGTCGATGATGGAACCACCGCACCACCAGCTGCCTTTGGAGCTGGAGAAGCTTAGTCCCACCTGGTAGGGGAACTGGTTAGCCACGGCATCCTTGCCATTGGTGATGCGACCCTCGATGGATGCGACCTTCCTGTCCTTGGGATGCAGGGGAGCGGTCTGGGGCAGGAGCCCGGCAGAGGCGGTGGCGAGGGCCAGAACGAGGACGACGAATACCTTCATGTTGATGGTGCAACTGATATTTTCACCTGCCAAGAGCTACCCTTTTATAGGGGTTCTTATCTGGACAGAATGCTATGTACTATTTGGCCAGAGCTCTTGTGATAATGCTTCTGGTTAGGTTTTTATCAATTGataatgtttcttttttagggacctatgtatacatatatttaactaATCTAATAAGACTTTAAAGCGCACTTACTTAGCATTTGTTTAtcaattatttcaattatttgttGGTCATAATCAGGGTGTGTCTAgccttaataataatacttaataCTTTGATATATTTAGATACGTTATCGGGTGGTTTTTAGCATtgtaaactatttatttattttaaattaaatgttgttttgttttcagattatatttattgaattttaagctgtattttcttttgtccatccatttctttatttaaacatttaaccaaaaataattacattcCCATCTAAGCGGAAACTCCAGAGTTGGTCTTGATCCAGTCCAGGTAGCTGGTCACTCGGGTGAAGGCAGCCGGGGCTCCAACCTCACAGCCATCGGGAGATCCGAAGGAAGTAATACCAATAAGAGTTCCATCCAGAGCCAAGGGGCCACCGGAATCACCCTGGCAGGTGGAGACCGAGTTGGGAGTGGCCACACAGATGACGCGGCTGGTGACAATCAGGCTGCTGAAGGACTTGAGGCACTCGGCATTGGAGATGACGGTGAGGTCGGTGTACTGCAGATCCTTGGCCACGGCAGTGGCAGTGTCAGAGGTCAGACCCCAGCCAGAGGCGACGGCGGTCTGTCCCACATAAGTGGAGTAGCTGCTGGCAATGGCGGGCAGAGCAATCTTGTTAACAGCAGCGGAGAAGGTAACAGCCGGAGTCTTGATCAGGGAGATGTCATTGCGAACCGTCAGGGAGAGGTAGTTGGCATGCTGGACAAAGTCCTTGCTGGCCACGGTGTGGGTGAACTTGGGGCTGGTGCGGACAGTGGCTCCGTAGTAAATGGTGGCCGAGGAGGCTCTGAAAACGAAGATATTTATTAATCAAGATCATAGTTTTAGCCAAAGGCTGGTACAACTCACCCGCTAGTGCAGTGAGCAGCAGTCAAAACCCAGTTGTTGGCAATGATGGAACCACCGCACCACCAGCCGCCATCGGAGCTGGAGAAGCTGAGTCCCACCTGGTAGGGAAACTGGTTCTCTGCGGCATTCCTGCCGTTGGTGATGCGTCCCTCAATGGAAGGAGCCACCACCCTATCCTTGGGGTGCACGGGCTGCACCTGAGGCAGGATTCCAGCGGAGGCCGAGGCAATGGCCAGGATCAGGACAGCGAATACCTTCATGTTGACGGTGAATCGTTGAATCGAAGAGTGAATGATTGTTGGCCATAACTTGGCTCATTTTATACCCGGCCCAGAAGGGTCTTATCGGCCAGATCGCCGCTGGGCAAGTCCCACTCCAAGTATGGCgattgattttatttcgtGGAAGAAATTTCTGGGGGAAAATCCACTTGCATGAATGGTGAACTTATGATGGGCTGATAACTGAGTTACTTATGCAATAACACgcgtattattttataataatttaatctaTTTAGTTTACAAGTTTTAGTTAtctgtaaaaaatatcttttaattacatttgattatttacaacgtttattaattataactaTAAATTTAAGGTATTATCGTAACCCAATGAAgtgcttttatattttagtaaaatttaaaattatttacatcaAGTTCTTATTATCTACAGGAAGATAGTAactgtttaaatataaatggtCTTCTCAATAAACTAAATGAAGAGAAATCTATGTaggtattaaattatttaaaacaatataaatatattattacgACTTTTACAGTAATTATTTCATAAGAACTACAAGCAAAGTCCAAGAATATATGGTTTTTAACCCCTCCAAAAATTCTGGGAACCTTACCAAAGATAATCTCACcttttattatgattttagccttgattaataataaatcaaatccaTTGGGGACTTACCCAAGAATTTATATTGATAAAACAATAGAATAAAACAACCCCCATCAACCGACGATTATCATTCTTTAAACTCTAAATCCATCAACATGAAGGTTTTCGTGGTTCTGACTCTGGCTCTTGCCTCAGTTTCCTGGGGTCCCGCCTCAGGATACTCCTGTCCATCCCAAGGATATCCAGGGTGTGCCCTCTATCCACGGACGTATAACCAACGGCAAGAACGCGGCAGAGGATCAGTTCCCCTACCAGGTGGGACTCAGCTTCTTGGGCACAAAGGGCAGCTGGTGGTGCGGTGGCTCAATCAACTCCAACACCTATGTGCTGACTGCTGCCCACTGCACCAGCGGGTAAGTATCCCTTAAACCTACTTCAACTCATCTTCTAAGTACTTTTCCCTTTCTCCAGAGCCTTCTCCGTAACTATGTACTATGGATCCATTACTCGCACCAGCCCCAAGCTCAGCCACACTGTGAGCAGCTCTAACTTCCAGCAGCATGCCAACTATGACTCCAAGACCCTTAACAACGACATCTCCCTGATCAAGACCCCCTCGGTCAGCTTCTCGGCGGCCATCAACAAGATTTCCCTGCCCGCCATTGCCAGCAGCTACTCCACGTACGCCGGACAGACTGCCATTGCCTCTGGCTGGGGCTTGACCTCAGATAGCGCCTCCGGTGTGACCTCCAAGCTGCAGTACGCCGACATGAAGGTCATTGCTAACTCTGTGTGCCAGCAGAGGTATGGCAGCGCTACGGTCACCAGCGGCGTCATCTGCGTGGAGTCCGcgaacaatttaattaattattgtttatttataatttttccaaGTTTAATAAccttaagcttaaaaaaaggaaaaataaaatcaagaagagatatatttttcaaaatgttctttattttttttttttataaaatcttttAGAAGACTTAGTATTAAACCCCCATTAGGCAGAAACTCCAGAGTTGAGCTTGATCCAGTCCAAGTAGCTGGTGACACGGGTGAAGCCAGCTGGGTAACCGAGCTCGCATCCATCCGCAGATCCAAAGGAGGTGACACCAATCAGAGTGCCGTCCAGAGCCAGGGGGCCGCCAGAATCGCCGCTGCAGATCGAGGTGCGGTTGGATCCATCCACGCAGACGACCTTGCTGGTGACCACCAGGCTGCCGTAGATTGCTTGGCACACGGAGTTCTCGATGACAGTCAGATCAGCGAACTGCAGGTCCGTGGCCACCGAGGTGGAGGTATCAGAGGTCAGTCCCCAGCCAGATGCGACGGCGGTCTCACCAGTGTAGGTAGAGTAGCTGCTGGCAATGACGGGCAGGGAAATCTTGTTCACAGAGGAGGAGAAGGTGACAGTCGGAGTCTTGAGCAGGGAGATGTCATTGCGAAGGGTCAGGGAGAGGTAGTTTTCGTGCTGAATCCAGTTGGAGCTGGCCACGGTGTGGGTGAACTTGGGGCTGGTGCGGACAGTAGCGCCGTAGTAGATGGTCACCGAGGAGGCACTGAAAAGGGATACCCACCCATTAACCAAGATCAATCTCAAGCCTTAAGCAAGGACAACTCACCCGCTGGTGCAGTGGGCAGCAGTCAAAACCCAGTTGTTGTCGATGATGGAGCCACCGCACCACCAGCTGCCCTGGGAGCTGGAGAAGCTGAGTCCCACCTGGTAGGGGAACTGATCCTCCACTGCATTCTGGCCATTGGTAACGCGACCATCAATCGAGGGCCTCGAGATCCTATCCTTGGGCGGCACAGGCACAACCTGAGGCAGAATGCCAGCGGAAACGGAGGCGAGAGCCAGAACCAAAACCACGAAAACCTTCATGTTGGATCGATGAACGTTCAGTGAATGATGTTTCTTGAGGGTTAAGGTAGCATTTTATACCGTTTTCGGCACGTCTTATCTCCTTCTTGAGGCTACTGATTAAGTTTAGTTGtaaattttagtttagatGGAACTTTTGTGGGTGGGGAAAATCCCTATCGCTGAAATTGATAAGTTGATAAAGCCACGGTTTCATATAATGACTTTCTTTTTAGATTACGTTGTATGTTAGAAAATGTTATAAAGTGcgaaatgatttttaatatttttgtttagagATTAACCATAGTTGAGATTTTAACATTTAGctgatttaattaatattaatattaattaaaagctttctaaataaaaatgaatacatttttgacTATGTtatgattgatttttaatttggttCCCTGATGAAATGGCAAAGTATACACAAGCTTAAACTTTTCAAAGTTGCActtttctcttgtttttttgtttaaataatctATCAATAAAGTAAAccaagtaaaagaaaaacattccCCTAGGTTTAGGTCATttcttaagtaaataaaagatATATTCTTGCCTGGcaaaaaaccattaaaatattatcttagatatatgtatagttagatatataaacataaaataaaaaagttttaagaAAGCTGACTAAGGTAGATATAACTCCTGATATAAAGGTGCGAAAAAATGCGTCAattggtttaattttaaatcatgATTTATAATCCATCTAATCGATGGGGGATTCGCCCATTAGGTCACAAGAGATAAGCTTTGACTATATATATCTTGACTATATAATAACCCCAATTACCAGGACAAGTCATTCACTCATTCACTCAACGTTCAACATGAAGGTCTTTGTGGTTTTGCTTTTGGCCCTTGCCTCCGCCTCCGCTGGCATCCTGCCCAAGATGGCCCCAGTGCATCCTCGCAACAGGATCGTGGCTCCATCCATCGAGGGTCGCATCACCAATGGCAAGGATGCAGTGGCTAACCAGTTCCCCTACCAGGTGGGACTCAGTTTCTTGGGCACAAAGGGCAGCTGGTGGTGCGGTGGTTCCATCATTGACAATTCCTGGGTCCTGACGGCTGCCCACTGCACCAGCGGGTGagtttttcttacttttcatctgaaaatagaatatttgaaaatgtaaaattattcTCTTTTTAGGGCCTCCTATGTGACCATTTATTATGGAGCCACCATTCGCACCAGTCCCCAGTTTACCCACACCGTGTCCAGCTCCAACTGGATCCAGCATGCCAACTACATCTCCCTGACTGTTCGCAATGACATCTCCCTGATCAAGACTCCGGCTGTTACCTTCTCCGCTGCTGTTAACAAGATTGCACTGCCCACCATTGCCAGCAGCTACTCCACCTTCGTGGGACA
Proteins encoded:
- the LOC121503140 gene encoding brachyurin; its protein translation is MSPYSALSVLFLVLLPLKATSTEDWHYTHQEDPTDPDESIMERRWQLGYEHWRLRCEKFEATEENQTSPIATRIAGGELATRGMFPHQVALVIQQSAGALIQCGGSLITKQFVLTAAHCLVDAIGAKIYSGATRFADVKDAEEEFLVSHKDFIIYPGYLGFGGYNDLALIRLPRKALISDSVQPIELAGEFMNQKFLEGQPVTLTGWGSLGDLKEDTPREDTPLLYFLDVEVLDQERCVCHFLPGLVSQRRHLCTDGKFNRGACNGDSGGPLVLHWHNVSYLIGVTSFGSAGGCELGAPTVYARITAYLPWIRQQTNNDQLNAINA
- the LOC121503133 gene encoding serine protease 1-like; translation: MKVFVVLVLALATASAGLLPQTAPLHPKDRKVASIEGRITNGKDAVANQFPYQVGLSFSSSKGSWWCGGSIIDTNWVVTAAHCTSGGDSVTIYYGATVRTSPKFTQTVASSDWIQHESYLSVTIRNDISLLKTPTISFSAAVGKIGLPAIASSYSTYVGLTGVASGWGLTSDKDTSVASKLQYVDLPIIPNSDCSPVYGTVIVTSKVLCVGTSGAKSTCQGDSGGPLAVDNLLVGITSFGSSAGCEAGYPAAFTRVTSYLDWIKTNSGVSY
- the LOC108071623 gene encoding serine protease 1-like: MKVFAVLILAIASASAGILPQVQPVHPKDRVVAPSIEGRITNGRNAAENQFPYQVGLSFSSSDGGWWCGGSIIANNWVLTAAHCTSGASSATIYYGATVRTSPKFTHTVASKDFVQHANYLSLTVRNDISLIKTPAVTFSAAVNKIALPAIASSYSTYVGQTAVASGWGLTSDTATAVAKDLQYTDLTVISNAECLKSFSSLIVTSRVICVATPNSVSTCQGDSGGPLALDGTLIGITSFGSPDGCEVGAPAAFTRVTSYLDWIKTNSGVSA
- the LOC138928328 gene encoding serine protease 1-like, translated to MKVFVVLVLALASVSAGILPQVVPVPPKDRISRPSIDGRVTNGQNAVEDQFPYQVGLSFSSSQGSWWCGGSIIDNNWVLTAAHCTSGASSVTIYYGATVRTSPKFTHTVASSNWIQHENYLSLTLRNDISLLKTPTVTFSSSVNKISLPVIASSYSTYTGETAVASGWGLTSDTSTSVATDLQFADLTVIENSVCQAIYGSLVVTSKVVCVDGSNRTSICSGDSGGPLALDGTLIGVTSFGSADGCELGYPAGFTRVTSYLDWIKLNSGVSA
- the LOC138927854 gene encoding serine protease 1-like, which translates into the protein MKVFVVLLLALASASAGILPKMAPVHPRNRIVAPSIEGRITNGKDAVANQFPYQVGLSFLGTKGSWWCGGSIIDNSWVLTAAHCTSGASYVTIYYGATIRTSPQFTHTVSSSNWIQHANYISLTVRNDISLIKTPAVTFSAAVNKIALPTIASSYSTFVGQTAVASGWGMTSDQETSVTKHLQYADLTVIPNSDCQKTFGSLVVTSKVICVDTTNAISTCQGDSGGPLALDGILIGITSFGAEDGCEIGAPAAFTRVTSYLDWIQSNSGISA